A stretch of the Amycolatopsis sp. BJA-103 genome encodes the following:
- a CDS encoding glycosyl hydrolase family 95 catalytic domain-containing protein has translation MDITRRTVLGGALAGVAAAGFAPSASAVENDFALGGLDWAGFLGAADLVWRGMPKTWYEGPFLGNGFLGSGIYAEPGRNAIRFNVQHSEMQDHRPEFGSLFGLARLPIGHFTLEPVGAITGIDWRMDLWNAELRGTITTAAGGLSLRAIVHTGQSMLAVEIEPTEGERGFQWIFHPAEAVSPRADPKFGKPPPAGYVANPPATAETSGDIRLSVQSLLAGGEYVTAWREIDRGSKRTLYTSVAWSYPKRTAAREALKTVRRAESFDTLTIEHRRWWHDYYRHGFLSVPDTRLQSFYWIQLYKIASAARKEAPVMATCGPWLEPTPWPATWWNLNVQLEYWLIHGSNHLELDAVSHALGKYRANLTGQVAEPYRHDSAGIPRTTDMNLLNGAAGTNSGFPVGIPGEETPTPEVGNLTWALHNVWLSYRHTMDRRLLRDTLFPLLRKAINYYLHFLAPGADGKLHLPATFSPEYGVNAPDCNYDLALIRWGCKTLLESAAELRIEDPLTRRWREVLATLVPYPADADGYMIGAGVPFAKSHRHYSHLLQVYPLYEITWERPEHRRIIETSLDHWVGFEGALQGYTFTGAASMSAQMLRGDKAEFYLGELQRRYIQPNTMYKESGPVIETPLSAAQSLHDMLVQSWGGVIRLFPAVPAKWADAALRDFRTEGAFLLSASRQGGKTRWVKVTSEAGSPCVLRTDLDGELTVRDRWGRPKRWRRLPNGDVRIDLRRGEEAVVHRKGDRPDLEIRPVPANGDAAPWGMP, from the coding sequence ATGGACATCACCCGCAGGACGGTGCTCGGCGGAGCGCTGGCGGGCGTGGCGGCGGCCGGGTTCGCGCCGTCCGCCTCGGCCGTGGAGAACGACTTTGCGCTCGGCGGCCTCGACTGGGCCGGATTCCTCGGTGCGGCGGACCTGGTTTGGCGCGGAATGCCGAAGACCTGGTACGAAGGCCCCTTCCTCGGCAACGGTTTCCTCGGCTCGGGCATCTACGCTGAGCCGGGCCGGAACGCCATCCGGTTCAACGTCCAGCACAGCGAAATGCAGGATCATCGGCCCGAGTTCGGCTCCCTGTTCGGCCTCGCGCGGTTGCCGATCGGGCATTTCACCCTCGAACCGGTCGGTGCCATCACCGGGATCGACTGGCGGATGGACCTGTGGAACGCCGAACTCAGGGGCACGATCACCACGGCCGCGGGCGGTCTTTCGCTGCGGGCGATCGTCCACACCGGACAGTCGATGCTGGCCGTCGAGATCGAGCCGACCGAGGGGGAACGCGGCTTCCAGTGGATCTTCCATCCGGCCGAGGCGGTGAGCCCGAGAGCGGATCCGAAGTTCGGGAAGCCGCCGCCCGCCGGATACGTCGCCAACCCGCCCGCGACAGCGGAAACCAGCGGTGACATCAGGCTTTCCGTGCAAAGCCTGCTGGCGGGCGGCGAGTACGTGACGGCCTGGCGCGAGATCGATCGGGGATCGAAGCGCACGCTGTACACGTCGGTGGCGTGGTCGTACCCGAAGAGGACGGCCGCGCGAGAGGCGCTGAAGACGGTCCGGCGGGCCGAGTCGTTCGACACCCTCACGATCGAGCACCGCCGCTGGTGGCACGACTACTACCGGCACGGCTTCCTGTCCGTTCCGGACACCCGGCTCCAGAGCTTCTACTGGATCCAGCTGTACAAGATCGCCTCGGCGGCGAGAAAAGAAGCCCCGGTCATGGCGACCTGCGGACCGTGGCTCGAACCGACCCCGTGGCCCGCGACGTGGTGGAACCTCAACGTCCAGCTGGAGTACTGGCTCATCCACGGCTCGAACCATCTCGAACTGGACGCCGTCAGTCACGCGCTCGGCAAGTACCGCGCGAACCTGACGGGCCAGGTCGCCGAGCCGTACCGGCACGATTCCGCGGGCATCCCGCGCACGACCGACATGAACCTGCTCAACGGCGCGGCCGGGACGAACTCCGGCTTCCCGGTCGGTATTCCCGGCGAGGAGACGCCGACGCCGGAGGTCGGCAACCTGACCTGGGCACTGCACAACGTCTGGCTGTCCTATCGGCACACGATGGACCGGCGCCTCCTGCGGGACACGCTGTTCCCCTTGCTGCGCAAGGCGATCAACTACTACCTCCACTTCCTCGCCCCCGGCGCGGACGGGAAGCTGCACCTGCCCGCGACGTTCTCCCCGGAGTACGGCGTCAACGCCCCCGACTGCAACTACGATCTCGCGCTCATCCGCTGGGGCTGCAAAACCCTCCTGGAGTCGGCGGCGGAACTGCGGATCGAAGACCCGCTCACGCGGCGGTGGCGGGAGGTTCTGGCCACGCTGGTCCCGTATCCGGCCGACGCCGACGGCTACATGATCGGCGCCGGCGTGCCGTTCGCGAAATCGCATCGGCACTACTCGCATCTGCTGCAGGTGTACCCGCTGTACGAGATCACCTGGGAGCGGCCGGAGCACCGGCGGATCATCGAGACCTCGCTCGACCATTGGGTGGGCTTCGAGGGCGCGTTGCAGGGCTACACGTTCACGGGTGCCGCGTCGATGTCGGCGCAGATGCTGCGCGGCGACAAGGCGGAGTTCTACCTCGGGGAACTGCAGCGGCGCTACATCCAGCCGAACACGATGTACAAGGAGTCCGGGCCGGTCATCGAGACGCCGCTTTCGGCCGCGCAGTCGTTGCACGACATGCTCGTGCAGAGCTGGGGCGGCGTCATCCGGCTCTTCCCGGCCGTTCCCGCGAAGTGGGCGGACGCCGCGCTGCGCGACTTCCGGACGGAAGGCGCGTTCCTGCTCAGCGCCTCGCGGCAGGGCGGGAAGACGCGCTGGGTCAAGGTCACCAGCGAGGCGGGGTCGCCGTGTGTGCTGCGGACGGACCTGGACGGGGAGCTGACCGTCCGCGACCGGTGGGGGCGGCCGAAACGCTGGCGGCGGCTGCCGAACGGGGACGTCCGGATCGACCTGCGGCGCGGCGAAGAAGCCGTCGTGCACCGCAAGGGTGACAGGCCCGATCTCGAGATCCGGCCCGTCCCGGCGAACGGGGACGCCGCACCATGGGGGATGCCGTGA
- a CDS encoding glycosyl hydrolase family 95 catalytic domain-containing protein: MAELSRRSMLRVAAGAAALGGLWAQGAPPACAGQDVHRRIVDDARMVWKRLPKSWQDGPFLANGFLGVQLYAGARPNILKVMLSHSQVQDQRGQWEAGIGYSRLPIGYLTLTFAGAITAVDWHLDLYNAELGGTITTTQGSVRFSALVHNDQDLLLVSLTGEAAADWGFTPLESATTRTIRKPPEYTANPDPKVASAGAVQYCEQPLHAGGGYTTAWRERAVGSRRLLAATVAYGFPKPTHTAEAIKKVQRASMANPDMLVARHRHWWNAFYRRSLVSIPDKHVQRFYWIQLYKTACATRANGPVVAEWGPWFPEVGNSWTAVWWNLNVQVTYPIVNSSNHPELDAVTETFRRDHANLELSVPPAYRDGDTYALSHPGDWRLRPGGTRAVGVPGPATKNDQTGNLIWGLHNVWLAYRHSMDVRILRDVLYPTLAKALNYYRHFLATGPDGSLHLPMTRSPEYADAADCTYDLSLIRWAARTLVESAAKLRIEDPSVPAWREIGEKLVPYHQDPAQGVLIGDGVPLAESHRHFSHLLWLYPLREKLWDRPGDRDLMRRTFAHWSSVQDKWHGYSFAAASSMSSVMDAPEEALRYLKIFLDGTVVAGTQLTPNTMYREGSNLAIESPITAAQSVVDMLLQGDHGVLKIFPSVSRSWRDASFESLRAEGAFLVDASRRNGATEWVRVRSEAGEPLTLQHGIPGDIEVRDTRGRRLPWRAEGPGTISVPLGRGGTAVVTRRGARPALEPRDVPGDGTTPAWGLPA; the protein is encoded by the coding sequence ATGGCCGAGCTGTCCAGGCGATCGATGCTGAGGGTCGCGGCGGGGGCGGCGGCGCTCGGGGGGCTCTGGGCTCAGGGGGCTCCGCCGGCGTGCGCCGGGCAGGACGTTCACCGCCGGATCGTCGATGACGCGCGCATGGTGTGGAAGCGCTTACCGAAGAGCTGGCAAGACGGGCCGTTCCTCGCCAACGGCTTCCTCGGCGTGCAGCTTTACGCGGGGGCACGGCCGAACATCCTCAAGGTGATGCTCAGTCATTCCCAGGTCCAGGACCAGCGCGGACAATGGGAAGCGGGCATCGGGTACTCGCGGCTCCCGATCGGGTATCTCACCCTCACCTTCGCGGGCGCGATCACGGCGGTGGACTGGCACCTCGATCTGTACAACGCCGAGCTGGGCGGCACGATCACCACGACCCAGGGGTCGGTCCGGTTTTCCGCGCTGGTCCACAACGACCAGGACCTCCTCCTCGTCTCGCTGACCGGGGAGGCGGCCGCGGACTGGGGGTTCACGCCGCTCGAATCGGCGACGACCCGGACGATCCGCAAACCGCCCGAGTACACGGCCAATCCCGATCCGAAGGTCGCCAGTGCGGGCGCGGTCCAGTACTGCGAGCAGCCGCTTCACGCGGGCGGCGGGTATACGACGGCGTGGCGTGAGCGTGCCGTGGGCTCGCGGCGGCTGCTGGCGGCCACGGTCGCGTACGGGTTTCCGAAGCCGACCCACACCGCCGAAGCGATCAAGAAGGTCCAGCGGGCGTCGATGGCGAATCCGGACATGCTCGTCGCCCGCCATCGGCATTGGTGGAACGCCTTCTACCGGCGCAGTCTGGTGTCCATTCCGGACAAACACGTCCAGCGGTTCTATTGGATCCAGCTGTACAAGACCGCCTGCGCCACCCGTGCGAACGGGCCGGTCGTCGCCGAATGGGGGCCGTGGTTCCCGGAGGTCGGCAACAGCTGGACGGCGGTGTGGTGGAACCTCAACGTCCAGGTCACGTACCCGATCGTCAACAGCAGCAACCATCCCGAACTCGACGCGGTCACCGAGACCTTCCGCCGTGACCACGCGAACCTCGAGCTCTCGGTCCCTCCCGCGTACCGGGACGGCGACACGTACGCCCTTTCGCATCCGGGGGACTGGCGGCTGCGGCCCGGTGGCACCCGCGCGGTCGGCGTCCCCGGCCCGGCCACGAAGAACGACCAGACCGGCAACCTGATCTGGGGCCTGCACAACGTCTGGCTCGCGTACCGGCACAGCATGGACGTCCGCATCCTCCGCGACGTCCTGTATCCGACGCTCGCCAAGGCGCTCAACTACTATCGCCACTTCCTCGCCACCGGCCCGGACGGCTCCCTGCACCTGCCGATGACGCGCTCGCCCGAGTACGCCGACGCGGCCGACTGCACCTACGACCTGTCGCTGATCCGCTGGGCCGCGCGCACGCTCGTCGAATCGGCGGCCAAGCTGCGCATCGAAGACCCGAGCGTGCCCGCGTGGCGGGAGATCGGCGAGAAACTGGTGCCGTATCACCAGGATCCCGCTCAGGGGGTGCTGATCGGCGACGGGGTCCCGCTGGCCGAATCACACCGGCACTTCTCGCATCTGCTCTGGCTCTACCCGCTGCGCGAGAAACTCTGGGATCGCCCCGGTGACCGGGACCTCATGCGCCGCACCTTCGCGCACTGGTCGAGTGTCCAGGACAAATGGCACGGATACAGTTTCGCGGCCGCGTCGTCGATGAGTTCCGTGATGGACGCGCCCGAAGAAGCCTTGCGGTATCTGAAGATCTTCCTCGACGGGACCGTCGTCGCCGGTACCCAGCTGACGCCGAACACGATGTACCGCGAAGGCTCGAACCTCGCCATCGAGAGTCCCATCACCGCCGCGCAGTCCGTTGTGGACATGCTTCTGCAAGGTGATCACGGCGTTCTGAAGATCTTCCCGTCGGTGTCACGGTCGTGGCGGGACGCGTCTTTCGAGAGCCTGCGCGCGGAGGGTGCCTTCCTCGTGGACGCCTCCCGCAGGAACGGCGCGACCGAGTGGGTCCGAGTCCGCAGCGAGGCGGGGGAGCCGCTCACGCTCCAGCACGGGATCCCCGGCGACATCGAGGTCCGTGACACGCGCGGGCGGCGGCTTCCTTGGCGTGCCGAAGGTCCGGGCACGATCTCGGTCCCGCTCGGCCGGGGCGGGACGGCCGTCGTCACGCGGCGCGGCGCGCGCCCGGCGCTGGAGCCGCGCGACGTACCCGGCGACGGCACCACTCCCGCGTGGGGGCTTCCGGCCTGA
- a CDS encoding M1 family metallopeptidase produces the protein MISKASAQPSPGADTSGDSYLPHHGNGGYRVRHYDLELDYKIGPNRLSASAAITAEATQALSRFTLDFGEFRINRVLVNGKPAKYTRRGHKLHVKPAKSLAAGSEFLAEVFYVGNPRPLPGLWGDIGWDELTDGSLVASQPVGAPSWFPCNDHPADKATYRVALTTSSPYLVAVTGNLVSRHERASTTKWVFERPEPTPTYLMSVQIGRYDDVELVSGPQAGWLSLPSVSAYRISLDGDSVLASVPQRAAVPPRLRRPFERDFGRQGKIMDSLQRLFGPYPFGEYVIVVTDDDLDDPIEAQGMSIFGANHVDGRRTHERLVVHELAHQWFGNSLTVADWRHIWLNEGFATYAEWLWSEESGGQSAHTWAKTWHTRMKAKPADLRLADPGVSRMFDERVYKRGGLLLHALRCTVGDAVFFPLVRAWAVENRHGLVTSDAFVALAERFAGRSLGAFFDAWLTDPSLPPLP, from the coding sequence GTGATTTCGAAGGCCTCCGCGCAGCCCTCGCCCGGCGCGGACACCTCCGGCGACTCCTATCTGCCCCATCACGGTAACGGCGGTTACCGGGTGCGGCACTACGATCTGGAGCTCGACTACAAGATCGGTCCCAACCGGCTGTCGGCCTCCGCGGCCATCACCGCGGAGGCGACGCAGGCGCTTTCGCGCTTCACGCTCGACTTCGGCGAGTTCCGGATCAACCGGGTGCTGGTCAACGGGAAACCGGCCAAGTACACGCGGCGCGGGCACAAGCTGCACGTGAAGCCCGCGAAGTCGCTGGCCGCCGGTTCCGAGTTCCTGGCGGAGGTCTTCTACGTCGGCAATCCGCGTCCGCTGCCCGGGCTGTGGGGCGACATCGGCTGGGACGAACTGACCGACGGTTCGCTGGTGGCGAGCCAGCCGGTCGGGGCGCCGTCGTGGTTCCCGTGCAACGACCATCCCGCGGACAAGGCGACCTACCGCGTCGCGCTGACGACGTCGTCGCCGTACCTCGTCGCCGTCACCGGGAACCTGGTGTCGCGACACGAGCGCGCGAGCACCACGAAGTGGGTCTTCGAGCGGCCGGAGCCGACGCCGACGTACCTGATGAGCGTCCAAATAGGACGATACGACGACGTCGAACTGGTCTCCGGCCCCCAGGCCGGGTGGCTTTCGCTGCCTTCGGTTTCGGCGTACCGGATCAGCCTCGACGGTGACTCCGTGCTCGCCTCGGTCCCGCAACGGGCCGCCGTCCCGCCGCGCCTGCGCCGGCCTTTCGAGCGCGATTTCGGGCGGCAGGGCAAGATCATGGACTCGCTGCAGCGGTTGTTCGGTCCCTACCCGTTCGGTGAGTACGTCATCGTGGTCACCGACGACGACCTCGACGACCCGATCGAAGCGCAGGGCATGTCGATCTTCGGCGCCAACCACGTCGACGGGCGGCGCACCCACGAACGGCTCGTCGTGCACGAACTGGCGCACCAGTGGTTCGGCAACAGCCTGACCGTCGCCGACTGGCGGCACATCTGGCTGAACGAAGGCTTCGCGACGTACGCGGAATGGCTCTGGTCCGAGGAATCCGGCGGGCAGAGCGCGCACACCTGGGCGAAGACGTGGCACACACGGATGAAGGCGAAACCCGCGGATCTGCGGCTGGCCGATCCCGGGGTGTCGCGGATGTTCGACGAGCGGGTCTACAAACGCGGCGGCCTTCTGTTGCACGCCTTGCGTTGCACGGTCGGCGACGCGGTGTTCTTCCCGCTGGTGAGGGCTTGGGCGGTGGAGAACCGGCACGGTCTGGTGACCAGCGACGCTTTCGTCGCGTTGGCCGAACGCTTCGCTGGGCGCTCGCTCGGCGCTTTCTTCGACGCTTGGCTCACCGACCCCTCGCTGCCCCCTCTGCCTTGA
- a CDS encoding Pls/PosA family non-ribosomal peptide synthetase gives MTLTADSRPIACVADVTVAPSPAPVADRALFWSGLGAGERTLIDIVAETAARHPNAGAIEDGETTLSYRKLVEEIDAYGRKLTANGVGVGDRVGVRISSGTAELYVAILAILSVGAAYVPVDADDPDERAELVFGEAEVAAVVSDGGAITVVGSPGGVEGSPAPADDAWIIFTSGSTGKPKGVAVSHASAAAFVDAEARLFLTEEPIGPGDRVLAGLSVAFDASCEEMWLAWRHGACLVPAPRSLVRTGVDLGPWLVAQGITVVSTVPTLAALWPADALEDVRLLIFGGEACPPELAERVAVEGREVWNTYGPTEATVVACAAQMTGEGPVRIGLPLAGWQLAVVNEAGEPVAMGETGELVIGGVGLARYLDPAKDAEKFAPLPSLGWRRAYRSGDMVRAEAEGLLFLGRLDEQVKLGGRRIELGEVDAALQSLPGVQGAAAAIRRTKAGNQVLVGYVVPAEGTKFDHDEAATRLREQLPAALVPLLALIDDLPTRTSGKVDRNALPWPLSTVDAAKSGLSPTESWLAEGWAEILGVSVDNPKADFFSHGGGSLTAAQLIARIRTRHPQVSVNDIYANPKLGALASMLDALSGQKTERRDIAPTPRKAGIIQSLLMVPLMGLVGLRWTTIAATLSNVLSLAGFAWAPTLSWVWIAVAWVALFSPAGRIAISATGARLLLRGVRPGSYPRGGNVHLRLWAAEKLAEFSGADSVAGASWMTTYAKALGARIAKDVDLHSPPPVTGMLKLGRGAAIEPEVDLTGHWVDGDLVHIGKIRIGADARIGARSTLFPGARIGKGAEIAAGSTVRGSVPAARVTKDALKWPSSRPPRSRFWATVYGVTSVALGLLPAVAALPAVAVLGQAIAGAPSLGAALGQALLFTPLATIAYFVSYALLVLVGVRSLSIGMVEGYHPVHGRVAWQVWATERLMGMAREGLFPLYASLFTPVWLRMLGAKVGRNVEASTVLALPKMTQVDSGAFLADDTMVATYELGHGWLHVAPARIGKQAFLGNSGMAAPGRSVPKRGLVGVLSSAPLKAKKGSSYLGMPPLPVRRSVGESDTSRTYTPPLRLKAARALVELCRIVPVMCGVALTVLVAAAIFALASSFGFLVAVLLGGPLLLAAGAVAALTATAMKWLLVGKFRAIDHPLWSSFVWRNELADTFVEALAVPWLIGSLGGTPLLPAWLRTMGVKIGKGVWLETYWLPESDLVSLGDGATINRGCVVQTHLFHDRIMTMSPVTLDEGATLGPHGIVLPGASIGARTTVGPGSLVTRGDAIPADSRWLGNPISAWTK, from the coding sequence ATGACACTCACCGCCGATTCCCGGCCGATCGCCTGTGTCGCCGACGTCACCGTCGCCCCGTCACCCGCCCCCGTCGCCGACCGGGCCCTGTTCTGGTCCGGCCTCGGCGCCGGTGAGCGCACCCTGATCGACATCGTCGCCGAGACCGCCGCCCGCCACCCCAACGCGGGCGCGATCGAGGACGGCGAGACCACGCTGTCCTACCGCAAGCTCGTCGAGGAGATCGACGCCTACGGCCGCAAGCTGACCGCCAACGGGGTCGGCGTCGGCGACCGGGTCGGCGTCCGGATCTCCTCCGGCACCGCGGAGCTCTACGTCGCGATCCTCGCCATCCTGTCCGTTGGCGCCGCCTACGTGCCGGTCGACGCGGACGATCCGGACGAGCGCGCCGAACTGGTCTTCGGCGAGGCCGAAGTCGCCGCCGTCGTCTCCGATGGCGGCGCGATCACCGTCGTGGGCTCGCCCGGCGGCGTCGAGGGCTCTCCCGCCCCTGCCGACGACGCGTGGATCATCTTCACCTCCGGTTCGACCGGCAAGCCGAAGGGCGTCGCCGTCTCGCACGCCTCGGCCGCCGCGTTCGTCGACGCCGAAGCCCGGCTGTTCCTCACCGAGGAGCCGATCGGCCCCGGTGACCGCGTGCTCGCCGGCCTGTCCGTCGCGTTCGACGCGTCCTGCGAAGAGATGTGGCTCGCCTGGCGCCACGGCGCCTGCCTGGTCCCGGCGCCGCGTTCGCTGGTGCGGACCGGTGTCGACCTCGGTCCGTGGCTGGTCGCGCAGGGCATCACCGTCGTCTCGACCGTCCCGACGCTGGCCGCGCTGTGGCCCGCCGACGCGCTCGAAGACGTCCGCCTGCTGATCTTCGGTGGCGAAGCCTGCCCGCCCGAACTGGCCGAGCGTGTCGCCGTCGAAGGTCGCGAAGTCTGGAACACCTACGGCCCGACCGAGGCCACCGTCGTCGCCTGCGCCGCGCAGATGACCGGCGAGGGCCCGGTCCGGATCGGCCTGCCGCTGGCGGGCTGGCAGCTCGCCGTCGTCAACGAGGCGGGTGAACCGGTCGCGATGGGGGAGACCGGCGAGCTGGTCATCGGCGGTGTCGGCCTGGCCCGTTATCTGGACCCGGCGAAGGACGCCGAGAAGTTCGCGCCGCTGCCGTCGCTGGGCTGGCGCCGCGCGTACCGCAGCGGTGACATGGTCCGCGCCGAAGCCGAAGGCCTGCTGTTCCTCGGGCGTCTCGACGAGCAGGTCAAGCTCGGCGGCCGCCGGATCGAACTGGGTGAGGTCGACGCCGCGCTCCAGTCGCTGCCCGGCGTGCAGGGCGCCGCCGCCGCGATCCGCCGCACCAAGGCCGGAAACCAGGTGCTCGTCGGCTACGTCGTGCCCGCCGAGGGGACGAAGTTCGACCACGACGAGGCCGCGACCCGGCTGCGCGAGCAGCTGCCCGCCGCCCTCGTCCCGCTGCTGGCACTGATCGACGACCTGCCGACCCGCACTTCCGGCAAGGTCGACCGCAACGCGCTGCCCTGGCCGCTGTCCACTGTGGACGCCGCCAAATCCGGCCTGTCGCCGACGGAGAGCTGGCTCGCCGAAGGCTGGGCGGAGATCCTGGGTGTCTCGGTCGACAACCCGAAGGCCGACTTCTTCAGCCACGGCGGTGGCAGCCTGACGGCCGCGCAGCTGATCGCGCGGATCCGCACCCGGCACCCGCAGGTGTCGGTGAACGACATCTACGCCAACCCGAAGCTCGGCGCGCTCGCGTCGATGCTGGACGCGCTGAGCGGCCAGAAGACCGAACGCCGCGACATCGCGCCGACCCCGCGCAAGGCCGGGATCATCCAGTCGTTGCTGATGGTCCCGCTGATGGGCCTGGTCGGCCTGCGCTGGACGACGATCGCGGCGACGCTGTCGAACGTGCTGTCGCTGGCCGGTTTCGCCTGGGCGCCGACGCTGAGCTGGGTGTGGATCGCCGTCGCTTGGGTCGCGCTGTTCAGCCCGGCCGGCCGGATCGCGATCTCGGCGACCGGTGCGCGGCTGCTGCTGCGAGGCGTCCGTCCCGGCAGCTACCCGCGTGGCGGGAATGTCCACTTGCGACTGTGGGCGGCGGAGAAACTCGCCGAGTTCAGCGGCGCGGACAGTGTCGCGGGCGCTTCCTGGATGACGACGTACGCCAAGGCTCTCGGCGCGCGGATCGCCAAGGACGTCGACCTGCACTCGCCGCCGCCGGTCACCGGCATGCTGAAACTCGGCCGCGGTGCCGCCATCGAACCCGAGGTCGACCTGACCGGGCACTGGGTGGACGGCGATCTCGTGCACATCGGCAAGATCCGGATCGGCGCCGACGCGCGGATCGGCGCGCGCAGCACGCTGTTCCCGGGTGCGCGGATCGGCAAGGGCGCGGAGATCGCGGCCGGGTCGACCGTCCGCGGCAGCGTGCCTGCCGCCCGTGTCACCAAGGACGCGCTGAAATGGCCGTCGAGCCGCCCGCCGCGTTCGCGGTTCTGGGCCACGGTCTACGGCGTGACCTCGGTCGCGCTGGGGCTCTTGCCCGCCGTCGCCGCACTTCCGGCGGTCGCGGTGCTGGGTCAGGCGATCGCCGGAGCGCCCTCATTGGGAGCCGCGCTCGGTCAGGCGTTGCTGTTCACGCCGCTCGCGACCATCGCGTACTTCGTGAGCTACGCCCTGCTCGTGCTCGTCGGCGTCCGGTCGCTGAGCATCGGCATGGTCGAGGGTTACCACCCCGTCCACGGCCGCGTCGCGTGGCAGGTCTGGGCGACCGAACGGCTGATGGGCATGGCGCGTGAAGGGCTGTTCCCCTTGTACGCCAGCCTGTTCACCCCGGTGTGGCTCCGGATGCTCGGGGCGAAGGTCGGCCGCAACGTCGAGGCGTCCACCGTTCTCGCGCTGCCGAAGATGACCCAGGTCGACAGCGGCGCGTTCCTCGCGGACGACACCATGGTCGCCACCTACGAGCTCGGCCACGGCTGGCTGCACGTCGCGCCCGCCCGGATCGGCAAACAGGCGTTCCTCGGCAACTCGGGGATGGCGGCGCCCGGCCGTTCGGTGCCCAAGCGCGGCCTGGTCGGCGTGCTGTCGTCGGCCCCGCTGAAGGCGAAGAAGGGCTCCTCGTACCTCGGGATGCCGCCGCTGCCGGTCCGCCGGTCGGTCGGCGAGTCCGACACGAGCCGCACCTACACGCCGCCGCTGCGGCTCAAGGCGGCCCGTGCGCTCGTCGAACTGTGCCGCATCGTGCCGGTGATGTGCGGCGTCGCGCTGACCGTCCTGGTCGCCGCCGCGATCTTCGCGCTCGCGTCGTCCTTCGGGTTCTTGGTCGCGGTGCTGCTCGGCGGGCCGCTGCTGCTCGCCGCCGGTGCCGTCGCCGCGCTGACCGCCACCGCGATGAAGTGGCTGCTGGTGGGCAAGTTCCGCGCGATCGACCATCCGCTGTGGAGCTCGTTCGTCTGGCGCAACGAACTCGCCGACACCTTCGTCGAGGCCCTCGCCGTGCCGTGGCTGATCGGTTCGCTCGGCGGCACTCCGCTGCTGCCGGCCTGGCTGCGCACCATGGGCGTCAAGATCGGCAAGGGCGTGTGGCTGGAGACCTACTGGCTGCCCGAGTCGGACCTGGTGAGCCTGGGCGATGGCGCGACGATCAACCGCGGCTGTGTCGTCCAGACGCACCTTTTCCACGATCGGATCATGACGATGTCGCCGGTGACCCTGGACGAGGGAGCGACGCTCGGGCCGCACGGTATCGTGCTGCCTGGCGCGAGCATCGGCGCGCGGACGACCGTCGGACCGGGGTCTCTGGTGACCCGGGGCGACGCGATTCCCGCCGACTCGCGTTGGCTCGGGAATCCCATCTCGGCCTGGACGAAGTAG